A genomic stretch from Candidatus Flexicrinis proximus includes:
- a CDS encoding ABC transporter substrate-binding protein, with the protein MRKSFGLILVLAMMLSMGVVVVSAQDMECPEGEAEIVMATGAVGSEFEVGQEQAARYMALCPNITVTLLQTPDLATDRLGLFQQFWEAQSPDVDIYQTDVIWAGIIAPHVVDLNEYLPEGYLDIFFPAMVAGQNIAGQQVAIPFFTDAAGLYYRTDLLEKYALEVPTTWAELEAAAATIQEGERAAGMTDFYGYVWQGNAYEGLTCDAHEWLVSETGATFITPEGEVNVNNDAFIAALERAAGWVGGISPEGVTTYGEEDSRNVWQSGNAAFMRNWPYAYGLGNAEDSVINGLFDYAALPMGAGGAPAACLGGWQIAVSKYSDNIEAAASVAAFIASYDEQKARAISSFGANPTIPALYEDQELLDANPLFARMSPILASAFPRPSGFTAARYNDASTLFFTAVHGVLTGETDAQTAVEDLELDLQDLVEEVVGG; encoded by the coding sequence CTGCGTAAGTCATTTGGTCTGATCCTCGTGTTGGCGATGATGCTCTCGATGGGCGTCGTGGTCGTCAGCGCGCAGGATATGGAATGCCCCGAAGGTGAAGCCGAAATCGTGATGGCGACCGGCGCCGTGGGCAGTGAATTTGAAGTTGGCCAGGAACAGGCCGCCCGCTACATGGCGTTGTGCCCGAATATCACGGTCACCCTGCTTCAGACCCCGGATCTGGCGACCGACCGTCTCGGTCTCTTCCAGCAGTTCTGGGAAGCCCAGAGCCCCGACGTAGACATTTATCAGACCGACGTGATCTGGGCCGGTATCATCGCCCCGCATGTCGTCGATCTGAACGAATATCTGCCCGAAGGCTACCTCGACATATTCTTCCCGGCCATGGTCGCCGGCCAGAATATCGCCGGCCAGCAGGTTGCGATCCCGTTCTTCACCGATGCGGCAGGCCTCTACTACCGCACCGACCTGCTTGAGAAGTACGCGCTCGAAGTCCCCACCACCTGGGCAGAACTCGAAGCCGCTGCCGCGACGATCCAGGAAGGCGAGCGTGCCGCTGGCATGACCGACTTCTACGGCTACGTCTGGCAGGGCAATGCCTACGAAGGTCTGACCTGCGATGCGCACGAGTGGCTGGTCTCTGAGACCGGCGCGACCTTCATTACGCCGGAAGGCGAAGTGAACGTCAATAACGATGCCTTCATCGCTGCGCTCGAACGCGCTGCCGGTTGGGTTGGCGGTATCAGCCCCGAAGGCGTGACCACCTACGGCGAAGAAGACTCGCGTAATGTGTGGCAGTCCGGCAATGCTGCGTTCATGCGCAACTGGCCGTATGCCTACGGTCTGGGCAACGCCGAAGACAGCGTCATCAATGGTCTGTTCGACTATGCCGCGCTCCCGATGGGCGCCGGCGGCGCACCGGCGGCCTGCCTGGGCGGTTGGCAGATCGCGGTTAGCAAGTACAGCGACAACATCGAAGCAGCAGCCTCGGTTGCGGCGTTTATCGCCTCCTACGATGAGCAGAAGGCCCGTGCCATCAGCTCCTTCGGCGCGAACCCGACCATCCCGGCTCTGTACGAAGATCAGGAACTGCTGGATGCCAATCCGCTGTTCGCCCGCATGAGCCCGATCCTGGCGAGCGCCTTCCCGCGTCCGTCCGGCTTCACCGCTGCGCGCTACAACGACGCCTCGACGCTGTTCTTCACGGCTGTCCATGGTGTTCTCACCGGCGAAACCGATGCTCAGACTGCTGTGGAAGATCTCGAACTCGACCTGCAGGATCTGGTTGAAGAGGTTGTGGGTGGCTAG
- a CDS encoding ABC transporter permease subunit yields the protein MPWSVFWETLRREWRATLLWGGALAFFGLFTTAILPDPEGMKQIVDALEVVPAFLWQLLGVEDLSIIVTPAGFIGLRYFLTATMLVSVWAVMAGLSVTVNDETRGIANMLVSLPLPRWRIIAEKMLAYVPLAVLVPLGGFAGLLIGIALNPNAQTDLPPLFLATLNLTPTALLILSLTVVIGAVIPRRAVAGGIAGVFVAVSFILKSVAGLAKSDFGDAMAQLSIFKHADALAVIRDGITPLPAIILLILAGSMAYAAVVLFQRRDLAA from the coding sequence ATGCCATGGAGTGTGTTTTGGGAAACCCTGCGCCGCGAATGGCGCGCAACCCTGCTCTGGGGCGGAGCTTTGGCCTTCTTTGGCCTGTTCACCACCGCAATCCTGCCTGATCCCGAGGGGATGAAGCAAATTGTCGACGCGCTGGAAGTGGTACCTGCTTTCCTATGGCAGCTGCTAGGCGTAGAGGACCTCTCGATCATTGTGACCCCTGCTGGTTTCATCGGGCTGCGCTATTTCCTGACGGCGACGATGCTGGTTTCGGTTTGGGCGGTCATGGCCGGCCTGAGCGTCACAGTCAACGATGAGACTCGCGGGATCGCCAATATGCTGGTTAGTTTGCCGCTCCCGCGCTGGCGCATCATCGCCGAGAAGATGTTGGCCTACGTCCCATTGGCCGTGCTCGTCCCGTTAGGGGGTTTCGCAGGTTTGCTGATCGGTATCGCGCTCAACCCAAACGCACAGACCGACCTGCCGCCGCTGTTCCTTGCTACTTTGAACCTCACGCCAACGGCACTGCTGATTCTAAGCCTGACGGTCGTGATCGGCGCGGTTATCCCTCGGCGCGCCGTGGCAGGAGGGATTGCGGGCGTGTTTGTCGCCGTCAGCTTCATCCTGAAGTCGGTTGCCGGCCTGGCGAAATCGGATTTCGGCGATGCGATGGCGCAGCTTTCGATCTTCAAGCATGCGGATGCCTTAGCAGTCATCCGCGACGGGATCACGCCTCTGCCCGCGATCATTCTGCTGATCCTGGCCGGGAGTATGGCTTACGCCGCCGTCGTGTTGTTCCAGCGGCGCGATCTCGCGGCATAG
- a CDS encoding BMP family ABC transporter substrate-binding protein: MKRLMMVVVLAVLGAFVLTACATGNEESGTATQSAMQSTVDAASTSAAATAAVIQATEDAVSAAATQAIADAQSTADAAATSAASQPTDEPTVPPTDVPPTEVPTDVPTVVPPTEVPTDVPATEVPTEVPATEVPTDVPATDVPATDAPVVDAAATTAARQARATERAEAAMAATQAAQPAPTEEPTAAPTEEPTAEPTSAPTEEPTAEPTTAPETAGATTVCLVTDLGRVNDGGFNQSAYEGMLRAEADFGLTTKYIETQAQTDYEANINTCVDEGFDVVVTVGFLIYDATIAAAKANPDTFFVGVDQFPAESVANFVGIQFREDQAGFLAGAMAALVSESGKIGGVYGIDIPPVKKFRNGFEQGAKFIKPEIELFGVYIPDFVAPQLGAEAADAFVSEQGVDVVFGAGGPTGSGAIVRAAELGAFVIGVDKDEYLSTFGSGETPGADKIITSAVKRVDQGVYDMVAAVIEGGAGFPEGSLYLMDASLQGVGFAPAHDAGIADDVTAQVQAIFEQLASGELQTGVDPVSGDLLEAAVPAEEATAVPEPTAAPEDTSAGATTVCLVTDLGRVNDGGFNQSAYEGMLRAEADFGLTTKYIETQAQTDYEANINTCVDEGFDVVVTVGFLIYDATIAAAKANPETFFVGVDQFPAESVANFVGIQFREDQAGFLAGAMAALVSESGKIGGVYGIDIPPVKKFRNGFEQGAKFIKPEIELFGVYIPDFVAPQLGAEAADAFVSEQGVDVVFGAGGPTGSGAIVRAAELGAFVIGVDKDEYLSTFGSGETPGADKIITSAVKRVDQGVYDMIAAVIAGGAGFPEGSLYLMDASLQGVGFAPAHDAGIADDVTAQVQAIFEQLASGELQTGVDPVSGDLLTE, translated from the coding sequence ATGAAACGATTGATGATGGTGGTCGTCCTGGCCGTCTTGGGGGCGTTTGTCCTCACGGCCTGCGCCACCGGTAATGAGGAATCAGGCACGGCGACACAGTCTGCGATGCAGTCGACGGTTGACGCCGCCTCTACGTCTGCGGCTGCTACCGCGGCCGTTATCCAGGCCACGGAAGATGCGGTGAGTGCTGCCGCCACCCAGGCTATTGCCGATGCGCAGTCAACGGCCGACGCTGCGGCGACCTCCGCTGCATCCCAGCCGACTGACGAGCCGACCGTTCCGCCGACCGATGTCCCGCCGACTGAGGTTCCGACCGACGTCCCGACTGTGGTCCCGCCGACTGAGGTTCCGACTGACGTCCCGGCGACGGAAGTTCCGACCGAAGTTCCCGCAACCGAGGTCCCCACTGACGTTCCGGCGACGGATGTCCCCGCGACTGATGCCCCGGTAGTCGACGCCGCAGCGACCACCGCTGCCCGTCAGGCACGCGCGACCGAACGTGCTGAAGCTGCGATGGCTGCCACTCAGGCCGCCCAACCCGCGCCGACCGAAGAACCGACTGCGGCACCTACCGAGGAACCGACTGCCGAACCGACTTCGGCGCCGACCGAGGAACCGACTGCCGAGCCGACTACCGCGCCCGAGACTGCTGGCGCGACCACCGTCTGTCTCGTGACCGATCTGGGCCGCGTGAACGATGGCGGCTTCAACCAGTCGGCCTACGAGGGCATGCTGCGCGCTGAAGCAGACTTCGGTCTGACCACCAAGTACATCGAGACGCAGGCGCAGACCGACTACGAAGCCAACATCAACACCTGTGTTGATGAAGGGTTCGATGTGGTCGTGACTGTCGGCTTCCTGATTTACGATGCGACGATTGCGGCGGCCAAGGCCAACCCCGACACGTTCTTCGTCGGTGTCGACCAGTTCCCGGCGGAATCGGTGGCGAACTTTGTGGGGATCCAGTTCCGCGAAGATCAGGCTGGCTTCCTGGCCGGCGCGATGGCCGCGCTGGTGAGCGAGTCGGGCAAGATTGGCGGCGTGTATGGTATCGACATCCCGCCGGTCAAGAAGTTCCGCAACGGCTTCGAGCAGGGCGCGAAGTTCATCAAGCCCGAGATCGAACTGTTCGGCGTGTACATTCCCGACTTTGTAGCGCCCCAGTTGGGTGCTGAAGCGGCGGACGCCTTCGTCAGCGAGCAGGGTGTGGACGTGGTGTTCGGCGCAGGCGGCCCGACGGGCTCCGGCGCGATCGTGCGTGCCGCTGAGCTGGGTGCGTTTGTGATCGGCGTGGACAAGGACGAGTACCTCTCGACCTTCGGCAGCGGCGAGACCCCTGGCGCGGACAAGATCATCACCAGCGCCGTGAAGCGCGTCGATCAGGGCGTTTATGACATGGTCGCAGCCGTCATTGAGGGCGGCGCAGGCTTCCCCGAGGGCTCGCTGTATCTGATGGATGCCTCGCTGCAGGGTGTCGGCTTCGCGCCGGCGCACGACGCAGGCATTGCCGACGATGTGACCGCCCAGGTTCAGGCGATCTTCGAACAGCTCGCCTCTGGCGAACTCCAGACCGGCGTCGATCCGGTCAGCGGCGATCTGCTCGAAGCAGCAGTGCCCGCCGAAGAAGCGACGGCAGTTCCTGAGCCGACCGCAGCACCGGAAGACACCAGCGCTGGCGCGACCACCGTCTGCCTCGTGACCGATCTGGGTCGCGTGAATGACGGCGGCTTCAACCAGTCGGCCTACGAGGGCATGCTGCGCGCTGAAGCAGACTTCGGCCTGACCACCAAGTACATCGAGACGCAGGCGCAGACCGACTACGAAGCCAACATCAACACTTGTGTTGATGAGGGGTTCGATGTGGTCGTGACTGTCGGCTTCCTGATTTACGATGCGACGATTGCGGCGGCCAAGGCCAACCCCGAGACGTTCTTCGTCGGCGTTGACCAGTTCCCGGCGGAATCGGTGGCGAACTTCGTGGGGATCCAGTTCCGCGAAGATCAGGCTGGCTTCCTGGCCGGCGCGATGGCCGCGCTGGTGAGCGAGTCGGGCAAGATCGGTGGCGTGTACGGCATCGACATCCCGCCGGTCAAGAAGTTCCGCAATGGTTTCGAGCAGGGCGCGAAGTTCATCAAGCCCGAGATCGAACTGTTCGGCGTGTACATTCCCGACTTTGTAGCGCCTCAGTTGGGTGCTGAAGCGGCGGACGCCTTCGTCAGCGAGCAGGGTGTGGACGTGGTGTTCGGCGCAGGCGGCCCGACGGGCTCCGGCGCGATCGTGCGTGCCGCTGAGCTGGGTGCGTTTGTGATCGGCGTGGACAAGGACGAGTACCTCTCGACCTTCGGCAGCGGCGAGACCCCCGGCGCGGACAAGATCATCACCAGCGCCGTGAAGCGCGTCGATCAGGGCGTTTACGACATGATCGCGGCAGTCATCGCGGGCGGCGCAGGCTTCCCCGAGGGCTCGCTGTATCTGATGGATGCCTCGCTGCAGGGTGTCGGCTTCGCGCCGGCGCACGACGCAGGCATTGCCGACGACGTGACCGCCCAGGTTCAGGCGATCTTCGAACAGCTCGCCTCTGGCGAACTCCAGACCGGCGTCGATCCGGTCAGCGGCGATCTGCTGACTGAATAA
- a CDS encoding TetR/AcrR family transcriptional regulator has translation MNDERRNRILDACAALLLKYGYDKTTVSEIAVEAGVSKGAIYLHFPSKEALAEALIWREAEIAQREIAARLAADPSGGSFISLYLHSLRVATERPLLRAFYANRKHVFGDLLRTLAPKFASARSRQAAVEFVQQYQTLGLIRADVDPKLVSFLLAFMRYGLLVIDEVIPREEMPEMEDVLMLMAEVLSRGLGGEGGNTAVGRDMFNKFVRDAVEKGKSGIQPDEEGK, from the coding sequence TTGAATGATGAACGCCGCAACCGGATTTTGGATGCCTGCGCCGCACTCCTGCTGAAATATGGCTACGACAAAACAACCGTGAGCGAAATCGCGGTTGAGGCAGGAGTCAGCAAAGGCGCGATCTACCTCCACTTTCCGAGCAAGGAGGCCTTAGCCGAGGCACTGATCTGGCGCGAGGCGGAAATCGCCCAACGCGAAATCGCGGCGCGGCTGGCGGCCGATCCTTCGGGAGGTTCGTTCATCAGCTTGTATCTGCATTCGCTGCGCGTCGCGACGGAACGGCCGCTCTTACGCGCCTTCTACGCAAACCGGAAACACGTCTTTGGCGACCTGTTGCGGACCCTGGCACCCAAATTCGCCAGTGCCCGCAGCCGCCAGGCCGCAGTCGAGTTTGTTCAGCAGTATCAGACGCTTGGCCTGATCCGCGCGGATGTCGATCCGAAACTGGTCTCCTTCCTGCTGGCCTTCATGCGTTATGGATTGCTCGTGATTGACGAGGTGATCCCGCGCGAAGAAATGCCGGAGATGGAGGATGTCCTGATGCTGATGGCAGAGGTCTTGAGCCGGGGGTTGGGCGGCGAAGGCGGTAACACTGCCGTCGGGCGCGACATGTTCAACAAGTTCGTTCGTGATGCAGTCGAAAAAGGGAAATCCGGCATTCAGCCGGACGAGGAGGGGAAATGA
- a CDS encoding ABC transporter permease subunit, producing the protein MQGEVFKDTLLRGWRSALYWAIGMAVFGAYVVILIPDSEGLQGYVSLLEAMPKAMLQAVGVTDISIIATPEGFLGFAFFTYGAVILAIYAVLVGLNITANDEELGVMNLLLSLPLPRWRVVVERVLANVLLSIFVVVLSWLGLALMINVNPAMATVDPFKLLQACLGFLPTILLVMAVTALLGVSIRRRNIAGALAGGFVAVSYVLNTLGAAAGPGLGDTLKRLSFFSYYDGTAAALNGLDFGPFIILIVIASGLAAASVRLFTRRDISA; encoded by the coding sequence ATGCAAGGTGAAGTCTTCAAAGACACTCTGCTTCGCGGCTGGCGGTCTGCCCTCTATTGGGCGATCGGTATGGCTGTTTTCGGCGCGTATGTCGTCATCCTGATCCCGGACAGCGAGGGTTTGCAAGGCTATGTCTCGCTGCTTGAAGCCATGCCCAAGGCTATGCTTCAGGCCGTCGGCGTGACCGACATCAGCATAATCGCTACTCCGGAAGGATTCCTCGGATTCGCCTTCTTTACCTACGGCGCCGTCATCCTGGCCATCTACGCAGTCCTTGTGGGCCTGAACATCACCGCCAATGACGAAGAACTCGGCGTGATGAATCTGCTCTTGTCGCTGCCGCTGCCGCGCTGGCGTGTTGTTGTCGAGCGGGTGCTGGCCAACGTCTTGCTGTCGATCTTCGTGGTCGTCCTTTCGTGGCTTGGCCTCGCGCTCATGATCAACGTCAATCCGGCGATGGCCACTGTCGACCCGTTCAAGCTGCTGCAGGCCTGCCTCGGTTTCCTGCCGACCATCCTGCTCGTTATGGCCGTAACGGCGCTGCTCGGTGTTTCGATCCGCCGCCGCAACATTGCCGGCGCGCTGGCCGGAGGGTTCGTTGCCGTCAGCTATGTGCTGAATACGCTTGGCGCTGCCGCCGGCCCGGGTCTGGGCGATACCCTAAAGCGCCTCTCGTTCTTCAGCTACTACGACGGCACCGCTGCCGCGCTTAACGGCCTCGATTTCGGCCCGTTCATCATACTGATCGTGATCGCGTCTGGACTGGCTGCCGCCTCGGTGCGCCTGTTTACCCGCCGCGATATCTCGGCCTGA
- a CDS encoding carbohydrate ABC transporter permease, translated as MTAPNSSSAQQGGFDFKPVFRVLRQVGFWLVIVFILIYTLFPFYWAFNTSLKGENEVIATATWFARDPSFNNYQAVLGNEKFIRGLFNSTLVAGGSTILSLVIGSFAAYALGRLQFRGRVVMMYAVLAMTMFPQISILSGLFSIVSDLGLFGSLGSLIVTYPLITLPFTVWTLTTFFKGLPGELEQAALVDGATGFQTFYMILLPLTAPALVTTGLLAFISAWNEYLFALTFTTINPSAQTVPVAIALFTGQVQRQEPVAEIMAASVLVTLPLIVLVLYFQRRIVEGLTAGAVKG; from the coding sequence ATGACCGCACCCAACAGTTCTTCGGCCCAACAGGGCGGTTTCGACTTCAAGCCGGTTTTTCGCGTGCTGCGACAGGTTGGCTTCTGGCTCGTCATCGTCTTCATCCTGATCTACACGCTCTTCCCGTTCTATTGGGCCTTCAATACCTCGCTTAAGGGCGAGAACGAAGTCATCGCTACTGCAACCTGGTTTGCGCGCGATCCGTCGTTCAACAACTATCAGGCTGTGCTGGGCAACGAGAAGTTTATCCGGGGTCTGTTCAACAGTACGCTGGTCGCCGGCGGCAGCACCATCCTCTCGCTCGTCATCGGTTCGTTCGCCGCCTACGCGTTGGGACGCCTGCAGTTCCGCGGCCGTGTCGTCATGATGTATGCCGTCCTGGCGATGACCATGTTCCCGCAAATCTCGATCCTCTCCGGCTTGTTCAGCATCGTAAGCGATCTGGGGCTTTTCGGTTCGTTAGGCTCGCTGATCGTCACCTATCCGTTGATTACCCTTCCATTTACGGTGTGGACGCTGACGACCTTTTTCAAAGGGCTTCCCGGCGAACTCGAACAAGCGGCGCTGGTCGATGGCGCTACCGGCTTCCAGACCTTCTACATGATTCTGCTGCCGCTGACGGCCCCCGCGCTTGTAACCACAGGCCTGCTTGCATTCATCAGCGCCTGGAACGAGTACCTGTTTGCCTTGACCTTCACGACCATCAATCCCTCTGCTCAGACCGTCCCTGTGGCTATCGCGTTGTTCACCGGACAGGTTCAGCGGCAGGAACCCGTGGCTGAAATCATGGCGGCCTCAGTACTGGTCACCCTTCCACTGATCGTGCTGGTACTCTACTTCCAGCGCCGTATCGTTGAAGGTCTGACCGCGGGCGCAGTCAAGGGTTAA
- a CDS encoding ABC transporter ATP-binding protein yields MSKNGISSSGAAVIQIRDLSKSYSRGGALALNRLSLDVMQGEIFGYLGPNGAGKSTTIRILMDLIRPTSGEAKVFGMDAREHAVEIHKRVGYIPGELNLWPSQTGAAIARYFGAVHGGVDGAYVQQLAKRLELDLSLRMRQYSTGNKRKLGLLLAMMHQPDLLILDEPTSGLDPLMQQIFNDLMREWRAAGRTVFLSSHVLSEVQAICDRVAIIRGGILQEVDRVEKLTHADFRWVNLTFRAAVPAAMFSGVQGITDVEADGARVKLRVTGDFDPVIRAIGAEYVVDMTVSEPSLEEIFLAFYGEKSPSVAQ; encoded by the coding sequence ATGAGCAAGAATGGGATCAGCAGTTCAGGCGCAGCAGTCATCCAGATCCGTGATCTGTCAAAAAGCTATTCCCGGGGCGGCGCGCTCGCACTAAACCGGCTCAGCCTGGACGTCATGCAGGGAGAAATCTTTGGCTATCTGGGGCCGAATGGCGCCGGGAAGTCCACTACCATCCGTATCCTGATGGATTTGATTCGCCCGACCAGCGGCGAAGCCAAAGTTTTCGGGATGGACGCGCGGGAACATGCCGTTGAGATCCACAAACGGGTCGGCTATATCCCCGGCGAACTCAACTTGTGGCCCAGCCAGACCGGCGCTGCGATCGCCCGCTACTTCGGCGCGGTCCATGGGGGCGTGGATGGCGCCTATGTGCAGCAGCTCGCCAAACGGCTTGAACTGGATCTGTCCCTTAGGATGCGCCAGTACTCGACAGGCAACAAGCGCAAACTCGGTTTGCTGCTGGCGATGATGCACCAGCCGGACCTGCTGATCCTTGATGAACCCACCAGCGGCCTCGACCCGCTCATGCAGCAGATCTTCAACGACCTGATGCGAGAGTGGCGTGCCGCAGGGAGAACCGTTTTCCTTTCGTCGCATGTCCTCAGCGAAGTTCAAGCCATCTGCGACCGCGTGGCGATCATTCGCGGCGGGATTTTGCAGGAAGTTGACCGCGTCGAAAAACTCACCCATGCTGACTTCCGGTGGGTCAATCTCACCTTCCGTGCCGCCGTACCTGCCGCCATGTTCTCCGGCGTCCAGGGGATTACCGATGTTGAGGCCGACGGCGCCAGGGTCAAACTGCGCGTAACCGGCGACTTTGACCCCGTGATCCGCGCGATCGGCGCCGAATACGTTGTCGATATGACCGTCAGCGAGCCGTCGCTCGAAGAGATTTTCCTCGCGTTCTACGGCGAAAAATCGCCGTCTGTCGCGCAGTAG
- a CDS encoding MBL fold metallo-hydrolase, producing MAQPTLVSFTANTGAQIFQIPLVVFPNGFVAYSYLILGHGGPTLVDCGSGFGESDAQLVAGLNAIPEQFGIAFALKDIERVFITHGHIDHFGGVAHIAELAEAAVGVNQLDRRVLTNYEERVVVASKDLRVYLDRAGIRAERRQNLMEMYGFAKKHVRSVPVAFHLDEDDPIDGMEFIHTPGHCPGQVCIRIGDVLLSADHVLSHTTPHQAPESITHYTGLGHYLDSLRKIAKVGGIRLALGGHEEPIAEFYDRIEQIKASHDRKLNRVLDLMRDAGKPMTISEISRAMYPDKHGYDVLLALEEAGAHIEYLYQHAALSVANLQTLEMEENPALEYVLT from the coding sequence ATGGCGCAGCCTACACTCGTTTCCTTCACTGCCAACACCGGCGCGCAAATCTTTCAAATCCCCCTGGTCGTATTCCCAAACGGTTTCGTGGCGTACTCCTATCTGATTCTGGGGCATGGTGGGCCGACGCTGGTGGACTGCGGGAGCGGTTTCGGGGAGAGCGACGCGCAGCTCGTGGCAGGACTCAACGCGATACCCGAACAATTCGGGATCGCATTCGCCTTGAAGGATATCGAGCGGGTGTTCATCACACACGGGCATATTGACCACTTCGGCGGCGTGGCGCACATCGCGGAACTGGCCGAGGCCGCCGTTGGGGTCAATCAGCTTGACCGGAGAGTCCTGACGAACTACGAAGAGCGCGTAGTCGTAGCGTCCAAGGATCTGCGCGTGTACCTGGACCGGGCAGGGATCCGTGCGGAGCGGCGGCAAAACCTGATGGAAATGTACGGATTTGCCAAAAAGCACGTCCGCAGCGTGCCGGTGGCGTTCCACCTGGACGAGGACGACCCGATCGACGGGATGGAATTCATCCACACGCCGGGCCACTGTCCGGGACAGGTGTGCATCAGGATTGGTGACGTGCTGCTGAGCGCGGACCACGTCCTGAGCCATACCACACCGCACCAGGCGCCGGAGAGCATCACCCACTATACCGGCCTCGGGCATTATCTGGATTCACTGCGGAAGATCGCGAAAGTGGGCGGGATCAGGCTGGCGCTGGGCGGACATGAAGAGCCGATCGCCGAGTTCTATGACCGGATCGAGCAGATCAAGGCCAGCCACGACCGCAAACTGAACCGGGTGCTCGACCTGATGCGGGACGCGGGCAAGCCGATGACGATCAGCGAAATCAGCCGCGCAATGTATCCAGACAAACACGGATACGACGTCCTGCTTGCGCTGGAAGAAGCCGGGGCGCACATCGAATATCTCTACCAGCATGCGGCGCTGTCCGTGGCGAACCTGCAGACCCTGGAGATGGAGGAAAACCCGGCTCTGGAATACGTTTTGACATAG
- a CDS encoding sugar ABC transporter permease: MATSRAATEAFLVPVGAFILTLIIGYGYVWIGGNIEKFEGQETLAQTSSRFAWNLLVPTLLVMIFVALRPLEETFISSLTDRRFAAGANTEVNFVGVDNYAKLLGVRWDMISCTTGDDGACLLDEDGERVYPRARDTLDEGYTEMRYREVATWVTLGNSKLIFSARDDNFIGSIANTLRFAAISVTLELILGVFIAMVINSKFPGRGLMRAAMLVPWAIPTVVSARLWTVMLRDNSSGILNSGLVIPLQELLGTGAQSVAWLANPDWQIPAMILIDVWKTTPFMALILLAGLQTIPEDIYEAADVDGANRITQFLRLTLPLLRPTIAVALVFRTLDAIRVFDVFQVVLAQKQYSMATYNYYTLINSQELGYASAVGVVMFIIILLFTVAYVRILGVSAE, encoded by the coding sequence ATGGCGACCAGTCGGGCCGCGACCGAAGCGTTCCTGGTTCCGGTCGGCGCATTCATCCTGACCCTGATCATCGGTTATGGCTACGTGTGGATCGGCGGCAACATCGAGAAGTTCGAAGGGCAGGAGACTCTGGCACAGACCAGTTCTCGCTTCGCCTGGAATCTGCTTGTCCCGACCCTGCTCGTCATGATCTTCGTTGCCCTGCGACCGCTTGAAGAAACCTTTATTTCCAGCCTGACCGACCGTCGCTTTGCCGCGGGTGCCAATACCGAGGTCAATTTCGTCGGTGTCGATAACTACGCAAAATTACTCGGCGTTCGCTGGGATATGATTTCATGCACGACCGGCGACGACGGAGCCTGCCTCCTCGACGAAGACGGCGAACGTGTTTACCCCCGGGCGCGTGATACCCTGGATGAGGGCTACACCGAGATGCGCTACCGCGAAGTAGCAACGTGGGTCACGCTCGGCAATTCCAAGCTGATCTTCAGCGCCCGTGACGACAATTTTATCGGCTCGATCGCCAATACGCTGCGTTTCGCGGCGATTTCCGTCACCCTGGAGCTGATCCTCGGCGTCTTTATCGCCATGGTCATCAACTCCAAATTCCCCGGCCGCGGCTTGATGCGCGCGGCCATGCTCGTCCCGTGGGCGATCCCAACCGTCGTTTCTGCACGCCTCTGGACGGTGATGCTGCGCGACAACTCGTCGGGCATCCTCAACTCGGGGCTGGTCATCCCTCTGCAGGAGTTGCTGGGCACGGGCGCGCAATCGGTCGCCTGGCTTGCCAATCCTGATTGGCAAATCCCCGCCATGATCCTGATCGATGTCTGGAAAACCACACCGTTCATGGCGCTGATCCTGCTCGCCGGGTTACAGACGATCCCTGAAGACATCTATGAAGCCGCCGATGTCGACGGCGCAAACCGGATCACCCAGTTCTTGCGCCTGACCTTGCCTCTGCTGCGTCCCACTATCGCCGTCGCGCTGGTGTTCCGCACGCTCGATGCCATCCGGGTCTTTGACGTGTTCCAGGTTGTTCTGGCCCAGAAGCAGTACTCCATGGCGACCTATAACTATTACACGCTGATCAACAGCCAGGAGTTAGGCTATGCGTCGGCCGTCGGGGTCGTCATGTTCATCATCATCCTGCTGTTTACCGTCGCCTATGTCCGTATCCTGGGGGTGAGTGCCGAATGA